The Methylocella tundrae genome contains the following window.
CCTGATCCCGATCGGGCGCGGTCAGCGCGAACTGATCATCGGCGATCGCCAGACCGGCAAGACCGCCGTTGCGCTCGACGCCATCCTCAACCAGAAAGCCGCGAACCAGGGCACGGACGAAAGCGCAAAACTCTATTGCGTCTATGTCGCGGTCGGGCAGAAGCGCTCGACCGTCGCCCAATTCGTGAAAGTGCTGGAAGAAAGCGGCGCGCTGGAATATTCGATCATCGTCGCGGCGACCGCCTCCGATCCGGCCCCGATGCAGTTCCTGGCGCCATTCTCCGGTTGCGCCATGGGTGAATATTTCCGCGATAACGGCATGCACGCTCTGATCGTCTATGACGATCTCTCGAAGCAGGCCGTCGCCTACCGGCAGATGTCGCTTCTTCTGCGTCGCCCGCCGGGCCGCGAAGCCTATCCCGGCGATGTCTTCTATCTGCATTCGCGCCTCCTCGAGCGCGCGGCCAAGCTGCGCGACGCCAACGGCGCCGGTTCGCTGACGGCGCTTCCGGTCATCGAGACGCAGGCGAACGACGTGTCGGCCTATATTCCGACGAACGTGATTTCGATCACCGACGGCCAGATCTTCCTTGAGACCGATCTTTTCTACCAGGGCATCCGCCCGGCGGTGAACGTCGGCCTTTCGGTGTCGCGCGTCGGCTCCGCCGCGCAGACGAAAGCGATGAAGAAGGTCGCCGGCAAGATCAAGGGCGAACTGGCGCAATATCGCGAAATGGCCGCGTTCGCGCAGTTCGGCTCCGATCTCGACGCGACGACGCAGCGCCTTCTTGCGCGTGGATCACGCCTCACAGAGCTTTTGAAGCAGCCGCAATTCTCGCCGCTCAAGATGGAAGAGCAGGTGATCGTGATCTACGCCGGAGTCAACGGCTATCTCGACGCCCTGCCGGTCAACCGCGTGCGCGCCTTTGAAGACGGGCTTCTTGCTCTGGTGCGCACGAGCCACGCCGACCTGCTCGATACGATCCGCACATCGAAGGATCTTTCCGACGCTTCAGCCGCGCAGCTGAAGTCGATCGTCGAGACCTACGCCAAGAACTTTGCTTGAAGACCTTCGCGTGAAGCATCAAGCGACCTTTGGACATAGTCAGGCGGATATGCCATGCCCTCGTTGAAGGATCTGCGAAACCGGATCGCCTCGGTCAAGGCGACGCAGAAGATCACCAAAGCCATGCAGATGGTGGCGGCGGCGAAACTGCGACGCGCTGAAAATGCGGCGGCGGCGGCACGGCCCTACGCCGAGCGAATGGAGCAGGTGCTGGGCTCGCTCGCCGCCTCGATAAGCCCCGGCTCGCCGGCGCCGCAGCTTCTTGCCGGCAGCGGCCGCGACGGCGTTCATCTGCTTGTCGTCTGCACGGCCGAGCGCGGCCTGTGCGGCGGCTTCAACGCATCGATCGCCCGGCTGGCCCGCGACGCCGCAGTCTCGCTGATCGGTCAGGGCAAGACGGTGAAGATCATCTGCGTCGGCAAGAAGGGTCATGATATCCTGCGCCGGCAGTTCGAGCGCGAGATCATCGAACTCGTCGATCTGCGCGGCGTCAAGACGCTGGGGTTCGATAACGCCGACGCGATCGGCCGCAAGATCGTGTCGCTTTTCGAAGCCGGCGAATTTGACGTCTGCACGCTTTTCTTCGCTCGTTTCAAGAGCGTGATTTCGCAACTTCCGACGGCGCTGCAACTGATCCCGCTGAACGTCAGCGGGGAAGGGCGGGCGGCCGAGCCGCAGGCGGTTTACGATTATGAGCCTGGCGAAGAGGAAATTCTGACGACGCTTCTGCCGCGCAATGTGTCGATCCAGGTTCTGCGCGCCCTCCTCGAGAACGCAGCTTCCGAGCAAGGCGCGCGCATGAGCGCGATGGACAACGCCTCGCGCAACGCGGGCGAAATGATCAAGAAACAAACGATGCAGTATAACCGCTCCCGTCAGGCGATGATCACGAAAGAACTGATCGAGATTATTTCTGGCGCCGAAGCGCTTTGAGCATCCAGGACAGCAAGAGGACGAACCATGGCTGACGCCGCAACCAACACGCCCACAGGCCACGTCACGCAGGTCATCGGCGCCGTCGTCGACGTTAAATTCGACGGTCATCTGCCGGAAATCCTCAACGCGCTGGAGACCGACAACGGCGGCAACCGCCTTGTCCTCGAAGTCGCCCAGCATCTCGGCGAAAACTCGGTGCGCTGCCTCGCCATGGACGTCTCGGAAGGCCTGACGCGCGGCCAGCCCGTGCGCGACACCGGCGCACCAATCATGGTGCCGGTTGGAGCAGGCACCCTTGGCCGCATCATGAACGTGATCGGCGAAGCGGTCGACGAAGCGGGGCCGATCAAGGCGAGCGATTATCGCGCGATTCACCAAGAGGCGCCAACCTATGCCGAGCAGGCGACGGAAGCGCAGATCCTCGTGACCGGCATCAAGGTGGTCGATCTGCTCGCGCCATACGCAAAGGGCGGCAAGATCGGCCTCTTCGGCGGCGCGGGCGTCGGCAAGACCGTGCTGATCATGGAGCTCATCAACAATGTCGCCAAGGCGCATGGCGGTTATTCCGTCTTCGCCGGCGTCGGCGAGCGTACGCGCGAAGGCAATGACCTTTATTACGAAATGATCGAATCCAAGGTGAATCTCGATCCGCGCGAGCATGGCGGTTCGGCCGAGGGATCGAAATGCGCTCTTGTCTATGGCCAGATGAGCGAACCACCGGGCGCCCGGGCGCGCGTCGCGCTTACCGGACTGACGGTCGCCGAGGATTTCCGCGATCAAGGCCAGGACGTGCTGTTCTTCGTCGACAATATCTTCCGCTTCACCCAGGCGGGTTCGGAAATGTCGGCTCTGCTTGGCCGCATTCCTTCGGCGGTCGGTTATCAGCCGACGCTCGGCACCGACATGGGGGCGCTTCAGGAGCGCATCACCACAACGACCAAAGGTTCGATCACCTCGGTGCAGGCGATTTACGTCCCCGCCGACGATTTGACCGATCCGGCGCCGGCGGCCACCTTCGCCCATCTTGACGCGACGACCGTGCTGTCGCGCTCGATCGCTGAAAAGGGCATCTATCCCGCCGTCGATCCGCTGGATTCGACCTCGCGCATGCTGTCGCCCCTCGTCGTCGGCGAAGAACACTATGGCGTCGCGCGTCAGGTGCAGCAGATCTTGCAGCGCTATAAGGGCTTGCAGGACATCATCGCCATTCTCGGCATGGATGAACTGTCGGAAGAAGACAAGCTGACCGTCGCCCGCGCGCGCAAGATCGAACGCTTCCTGTCGCAACCGTTCCACGTCGCGGAGGTTTTCACCGGCTCCCCCGGCAAGCTGGTGTCGCTGGCCGACACGATCAAGGGCTTCAAGGGGCTCGTCGAGGGCAAATACGATCATCTGCCGGAAGCGGCGTTCTATATGGTCGGCTCAATCGACGAGGCGATCGAGAAGTCGCAGCGCCTCGCGGCGGAAGCCGCCTGACGGTCACCATCGCAATCGGCCGCGCGGCGGATCATTCCGCGCGGCGCTTTTTGAGCCGCGGGTCGCATTAGATCGGCGGAAATCAATGTCAGGGACGCGCAATGGCGGACTTTCATTTCGAACTCGTGTCGCCTGAAAAGCTGATGTTTTCGGGCGAGGTGCAGACTGTCGTCGTGCCCGGAACCGAGGGTCAGTTTACGGTCCTCAAGGATCACGCGCCGCTCATGTCGACGCTGAAGCCCGGCGTGATCGACATCGAGGAATCCCGGACGAACAAGCTACGGTTTTTCGTTCGCGGCGGCTTCGCCGACGTGTCGCCCGCGGGCCTCACGATTTTGGCGGAACAGGCCATCCCGCTCGACGAGGTCGACGCGGCCAAGATCGCGGCTGATATCAAAGACGCGGAAGAAGACGTCGCCGACGCGAAGAATGACGAGAGCCGCCGCCTTGCGACCGAAAAGCGTGATCAACTGCTCGAGCTCAGAGACGCTCTCAAGATATGACTGGCTGCGCGGACAAGCCGCCTAGCCTCGAGCGCGGACGCTGGCGGCGACGGTAAAGGGACGCCCGTCCTCACTGCGGCGAACATGATCCGCGCCGCGGTCGGCCTATGTCTTGAAATCCAGCGCATCCTCCTTATCGCCGATCATCGCCACCAGGCGGGGCACGTCGACGAGGGTCAGCGCGCCGCGCCCGCGCCGCACGAGCCCCTCGCGTTCCATTGCGCTCAATTCCTTGGTGACGGTTTCGCGGCGGGTGCTGATGCGCCCGGCAAGATCCGCGTGGACGGGAGGAGGCGAGACGATCGCTTCTCGAGGATCTGCGCGATTTGCCCGCGAGAGCCGCAGCAGCTCCGTGATCAGCCGTTCTCGAATCGCGAGAGTCGTGAATTCATTCACGCGATTGGCCAGCATGCGAACCTGCCCGGTGATGAAGCGGAGCAGGCGCAGGCTGACATCGGGGTGGCTCGTGACCGTTTCGATGAATGTCGTGGCCGTCATTTTTGCGATCGTCGCATCGGTGATGGCAAGAATACTGGCGGACCGCGTCTGGCCATCGATCGCGGCGAGTTCGCCGAAAAATGCGCCGGCCTCGATATCGCGCAGGATCGTCTCACGGCCGGAAATCGACCGGATCATCACGCGAGCGACGCCGGTGATGAGAAAAAATACGTCCGTGCTCTCGTCCTGATAGTCGATGATCCATTCCTTGGCCCGCGCGCGCCGCCAGATACAGCGTGTGTCGAGCCGGGCGATGGTGTCTGGCGGCAGGGAGTGGAAAAGTTCGACGCGCGCGAGCGTTTCAGATGGCCTGATGGTCGTCATGTCAATTGGCCTCCTGCGCGATCAGATGATCGAGATCGTCCTTCGTGCGAAACACGATCAATTCGATTTGCCTGGAGACGCTACGGATCTGCACGCGGCGGGTCTCGACCGGCGGCATCGCAAAGCCTGCGCGCTCGACCATCTCGCGCGAGAGAATCATTGTGCATTTCAGCTCCTTGGTTAGGCTCTCGAGCCGTGACGCGATATTGCCGACCTCGCCAAGAAACTGCGCCGTCTGCCGGCTCTCCAGTGCGCCGACGACGGCAAGACCGAGATGGCAGCCGGCGCCGAAACGCAGCGGGAAATCGAAGGCGGACTCGAATTCGGTGCTGAGCGCGTCCAGCGTTCTCCACAACTCTTGAAGCGCGAAAATCGCCGCGCGGGATGCGGATCGCGCGTCACGGTCGCCACCGAAAAAACTCATGACGCCGTCGCCGGCGATGCTGGTGACATGGCCGCCGCTCGCTTCGACCGCATGGCAAACCGCGCCTACATAACGATCAATGACATAGAATGCGTCATAGGGGAGGCGTCCATCGGCGAGTTTGGTCGAATCGCGCAGATCGATGAAAAGAGCCGCGATCTCATGTTCCATTGATGCGCTGAGGTTGGCGGCGAGCGCTTTTGTCTCCCACCGCCCGAGAGTAAGAAGCGGCGTGACGTCGACGTCTCCATGCGGCCTAACCTGACACGCCAGTCGAATATTGGTCTCGGCCTGGATCGCGGCGAGGGTGTTGGCTTCCGCCACATTGGGCGAAGGCAGCGTTTCGAGGCCGGCCCGGACGCGCACGCGGCAGGTCGAGCAGCGTCCACGGCCGCCGCACATCGACATATGCGAGACGCCGGCCCAGCGGCTCGCTTCGAGAATCGAGAAGCCGCGCGGCACCACGGCCTGCTTGCCGCCAGGATAGGTCACCGTCACGGCGCGATAGCGCCGCTGCAGCCATTCCCGCAAACCATGACCCGCGAAGACCGCGCCGACGAGGCCGATGTAGACAAGAATCGACAGCTCGCCGATCTTGGCGAGCATCGCTGCCTGAGCCGGGCTCTGAAGGTTGAACGAGGCGAGAAAATTCCGATCCTGCGCGGCGGTCGCATCGAAATCATGACCCGCGTCGATGATGCCGCTGATGGCGAGAAGCGGAATCACGGTCGCGAGGGCGGCGAGAACCGGCATCCATTTCGGAT
Protein-coding sequences here:
- a CDS encoding F0F1 ATP synthase subunit gamma, with translation MPSLKDLRNRIASVKATQKITKAMQMVAAAKLRRAENAAAAARPYAERMEQVLGSLAASISPGSPAPQLLAGSGRDGVHLLVVCTAERGLCGGFNASIARLARDAAVSLIGQGKTVKIICVGKKGHDILRRQFEREIIELVDLRGVKTLGFDNADAIGRKIVSLFEAGEFDVCTLFFARFKSVISQLPTALQLIPLNVSGEGRAAEPQAVYDYEPGEEEILTTLLPRNVSIQVLRALLENAASEQGARMSAMDNASRNAGEMIKKQTMQYNRSRQAMITKELIEIISGAEAL
- a CDS encoding Crp/Fnr family transcriptional regulator, with translation MTTIRPSETLARVELFHSLPPDTIARLDTRCIWRRARAKEWIIDYQDESTDVFFLITGVARVMIRSISGRETILRDIEAGAFFGELAAIDGQTRSASILAITDATIAKMTATTFIETVTSHPDVSLRLLRFITGQVRMLANRVNEFTTLAIRERLITELLRLSRANRADPREAIVSPPPVHADLAGRISTRRETVTKELSAMEREGLVRRGRGALTLVDVPRLVAMIGDKEDALDFKT
- a CDS encoding F0F1 ATP synthase subunit epsilon; protein product: MADFHFELVSPEKLMFSGEVQTVVVPGTEGQFTVLKDHAPLMSTLKPGVIDIEESRTNKLRFFVRGGFADVSPAGLTILAEQAIPLDEVDAAKIAADIKDAEEDVADAKNDESRRLATEKRDQLLELRDALKI
- a CDS encoding adenylate/guanylate cyclase domain-containing protein gives rise to the protein MTQAPEAIEGAPVKASRFPPVERTLRMTTGLILFSFATTHFLNHACGVLRLPTMEAIRLVLLWPWRTYVGQTLLYGSLLTHGSLGLFAIYRRRHLRIPPAELAQILLGLSIPPLIILHAVNVRVGHFLFGLPESYPWLIYRYWHLSPFVGVPRQFLLLLVLWIHGCIGLRSAMRFKPWYPKWMPVLAALATVIPLLAISGIIDAGHDFDATAAQDRNFLASFNLQSPAQAAMLAKIGELSILVYIGLVGAVFAGHGLREWLQRRYRAVTVTYPGGKQAVVPRGFSILEASRWAGVSHMSMCGGRGRCSTCRVRVRAGLETLPSPNVAEANTLAAIQAETNIRLACQVRPHGDVDVTPLLTLGRWETKALAANLSASMEHEIAALFIDLRDSTKLADGRLPYDAFYVIDRYVGAVCHAVEASGGHVTSIAGDGVMSFFGGDRDARSASRAAIFALQELWRTLDALSTEFESAFDFPLRFGAGCHLGLAVVGALESRQTAQFLGEVGNIASRLESLTKELKCTMILSREMVERAGFAMPPVETRRVQIRSVSRQIELIVFRTKDDLDHLIAQEAN
- the atpD gene encoding F0F1 ATP synthase subunit beta → MADAATNTPTGHVTQVIGAVVDVKFDGHLPEILNALETDNGGNRLVLEVAQHLGENSVRCLAMDVSEGLTRGQPVRDTGAPIMVPVGAGTLGRIMNVIGEAVDEAGPIKASDYRAIHQEAPTYAEQATEAQILVTGIKVVDLLAPYAKGGKIGLFGGAGVGKTVLIMELINNVAKAHGGYSVFAGVGERTREGNDLYYEMIESKVNLDPREHGGSAEGSKCALVYGQMSEPPGARARVALTGLTVAEDFRDQGQDVLFFVDNIFRFTQAGSEMSALLGRIPSAVGYQPTLGTDMGALQERITTTTKGSITSVQAIYVPADDLTDPAPAATFAHLDATTVLSRSIAEKGIYPAVDPLDSTSRMLSPLVVGEEHYGVARQVQQILQRYKGLQDIIAILGMDELSEEDKLTVARARKIERFLSQPFHVAEVFTGSPGKLVSLADTIKGFKGLVEGKYDHLPEAAFYMVGSIDEAIEKSQRLAAEAA
- the atpA gene encoding F0F1 ATP synthase subunit alpha: MDIRAAEISAILKNEIAGFGNEASVTEVGQVLSVGDGIARIYGLDNVEAGEMVEFENGVRGMALNLEVDNVGVVIFGSDRDIKESQTVKRTGAIVDVPVGKELLGRVVDALGNPIDGKGPINATRRSRVDVKAPGIIPRKSVHEPMATGLKAIDALIPIGRGQRELIIGDRQTGKTAVALDAILNQKAANQGTDESAKLYCVYVAVGQKRSTVAQFVKVLEESGALEYSIIVAATASDPAPMQFLAPFSGCAMGEYFRDNGMHALIVYDDLSKQAVAYRQMSLLLRRPPGREAYPGDVFYLHSRLLERAAKLRDANGAGSLTALPVIETQANDVSAYIPTNVISITDGQIFLETDLFYQGIRPAVNVGLSVSRVGSAAQTKAMKKVAGKIKGELAQYREMAAFAQFGSDLDATTQRLLARGSRLTELLKQPQFSPLKMEEQVIVIYAGVNGYLDALPVNRVRAFEDGLLALVRTSHADLLDTIRTSKDLSDASAAQLKSIVETYAKNFA